A window of Dorea formicigenerans contains these coding sequences:
- a CDS encoding zinc ribbon domain-containing protein, translated as MSMIWAGTVEIALAWAVILGVKIASNAFEWKFEHLLPNYWYPVVKRKLAKPETATLKDKGIPKKISDELEGLLAFMQGGSLQNSRIRMDCTFQDKIDHETKQLKKRGLARQFHFTNLKLSEKNEKKKDFRHWSDAGREWREVIVEASVSDKYLSKDKKKVLHETIYPYGAILLRQSRHIRHTDKADKDRKKEQTFYSEYSQMTCPSCGAQLNLKGNETNCPYCGAFIQSQFYDWQTEDFRIYHLPDPNARNLLYTGGLILALFLPAVPCIRFISNMYLAFGLAFVLTILVAFGMLSFITPKLEKEEKLKEQIVRYDESWLASNINEALYKSVLTPELLTYIVDDIKIKSVENTEDTTTISVSAKLRRTILENDQHIVVKNEKENWTLSRALHPNRLKSKGQDIVIEKECPSCGANYVPDEKGCCSYCGYSLKVDNSKWKINASEKRNMSTIV; from the coding sequence ATGTCAATGATATGGGCTGGGACAGTTGAAATCGCACTTGCATGGGCGGTTATACTGGGCGTAAAAATTGCAAGTAATGCATTTGAATGGAAATTCGAGCATCTATTGCCGAATTACTGGTATCCGGTTGTAAAAAGAAAATTAGCAAAACCAGAGACAGCAACTTTAAAAGATAAGGGAATACCAAAAAAAATATCCGATGAACTGGAAGGTCTTCTGGCATTTATGCAAGGCGGCAGTTTGCAAAATAGCAGAATTCGAATGGATTGTACTTTTCAGGATAAGATAGATCACGAGACAAAGCAACTGAAAAAAAGAGGTCTGGCAAGACAATTTCATTTTACAAATTTAAAATTGTCGGAGAAGAATGAAAAAAAGAAAGATTTCAGACATTGGAGCGATGCTGGACGTGAATGGAGAGAAGTTATCGTAGAAGCGTCTGTTTCGGACAAATATCTAAGCAAAGATAAGAAAAAAGTACTCCATGAAACAATCTATCCTTACGGTGCGATATTACTTCGTCAGTCACGTCACATCCGACATACAGATAAGGCAGATAAGGACAGAAAAAAGGAACAGACATTTTACAGTGAATATTCACAGATGACCTGCCCAAGCTGTGGTGCGCAGTTAAATTTGAAAGGAAACGAAACGAATTGTCCTTATTGTGGCGCCTTTATACAGAGCCAATTTTACGATTGGCAGACAGAAGATTTTCGAATCTATCACCTTCCGGATCCGAATGCAAGGAATCTGTTATATACAGGCGGACTGATCCTGGCACTATTTTTACCGGCAGTTCCATGTATACGCTTCATCTCAAATATGTATCTTGCATTTGGTCTTGCATTTGTATTGACCATTTTAGTAGCTTTTGGAATGCTCTCTTTCATAACTCCGAAATTAGAGAAAGAGGAAAAGTTGAAAGAACAGATTGTCCGATATGACGAAAGCTGGCTGGCAAGTAACATCAATGAAGCATTGTATAAATCCGTACTCACACCGGAACTACTTACATATATTGTTGACGATATAAAGATAAAAAGCGTAGAAAATACAGAAGATACAACGACAATTTCAGTGAGTGCAAAACTGCGCAGGACTATTTTGGAAAATGATCAGCATATTGTCGTGAAAAATGAAAAAGAAAACTGGACGCTTTCAAGAGCACTACATCCAAATCGATTAAAATCAAAAGGACAGGACATTGTAATAGAAAAAGAATGCCCAAGCTGTGGCGCCAATTATGTTCCGGATGAGAAAGGCTGCTGTTCCTATTGTGGATATAGTTTGAAAGTTGATAACTCAAAGTGGAAAATTAATGCCAGTGAGAAAAGAAATATGTCTACTATAGTATAG
- a CDS encoding phosphate ABC transporter substrate-binding protein, whose amino-acid sequence MKLKKFIAMMAVTAMVAGMATGCGGSKSDAGSDSTGSDTKTESLSGTITAAGSSALKPLADDAADSFLNENPDVSITIDAGGSGEGLKQVSEGTVDIGNSDVAAEDKLDADKAKELVDHQVCVITMAPIVNEDVAKAGVKSLTKDQLISIFTGKTTNWKEVGGPDEDIVLVTRPGSSGTRATFQKYALDGNEEASNASMETDDSGVLLTNVKDTKGAIGYVALSYLTGDAGVETVAIDGVEPTLENTYSGEYPVWTFEHMYTKGEPNEVVSAFLDYITGDKYGSQMEKLGYGVSSKMTKTEH is encoded by the coding sequence ATGAAATTGAAAAAGTTTATTGCAATGATGGCAGTAACAGCAATGGTTGCAGGAATGGCAACAGGATGTGGTGGATCAAAATCAGATGCAGGATCTGATTCAACAGGAAGTGATACAAAGACAGAAAGCTTAAGCGGAACAATTACAGCAGCTGGTTCTTCAGCATTAAAACCGCTGGCAGATGATGCAGCAGATTCATTCTTAAATGAGAACCCGGACGTGTCTATTACAATTGATGCAGGAGGATCAGGAGAAGGACTGAAGCAGGTATCCGAAGGAACAGTTGATATCGGAAACTCTGATGTAGCTGCTGAGGATAAGTTGGATGCAGATAAAGCAAAAGAACTTGTAGATCATCAGGTATGTGTTATTACAATGGCACCAATCGTAAATGAGGATGTTGCAAAGGCAGGAGTTAAGAGCCTTACAAAAGATCAGCTCATCAGCATTTTCACAGGAAAGACAACAAACTGGAAAGAAGTTGGTGGACCAGATGAGGACATCGTACTCGTAACAAGACCAGGATCTTCAGGAACAAGAGCTACTTTCCAGAAATATGCATTAGACGGAAATGAAGAAGCTTCCAATGCATCTATGGAGACAGACGATTCAGGAGTACTTCTTACAAATGTAAAAGATACAAAGGGTGCAATTGGTTATGTTGCTCTTTCTTATCTGACTGGTGATGCAGGAGTTGAGACAGTTGCAATTGACGGAGTAGAGCCTACACTTGAGAACACATACAGTGGAGAGTACCCAGTATGGACATTTGAGCATATGTATACAAAAGGTGAGCCAAACGAAGTTGTAAGTGCATTCCTTGATTACATCACAGGTGACAAATATGGAAGCCAGATGGAGAAACTTGGATATGGCGTTTCTTCTAAGATGACAAAGACAGAGCACTAA
- the pstC gene encoding phosphate ABC transporter permease subunit PstC yields the protein MNKKQSMFAKEYAWRGLMTAGGLLVIVITICIGAFLVYKGSGTFTIFHHSLSDFLFSADWGPADNAEGGGTVGALIFIVGSLCTCGLALLIATPFALGSAIFMIEIAPKFGEKFYRPIVEIFAGIPSVVYGWVGLTVLIPAIKKLFGLQVGHSILAAGIVLALMIFPTISNVAADSISSVPKDYRMAAYGLGSTRWQSIYKVVLPAAGSGILSGIILGLARAFGEALAVAMVIGQTTALPTGIFSTTKSLTTEIAAQMGNATEGGEMKTALWTMALLLFVLSLVFILLIHYFSRPKKDKV from the coding sequence ATGAATAAAAAACAAAGTATGTTTGCAAAAGAATATGCCTGGAGAGGACTTATGACAGCCGGAGGCCTTCTGGTTATCGTAATCACGATCTGTATCGGAGCCTTCCTTGTATATAAAGGTTCTGGCACATTTACCATATTCCACCATTCCCTTTCAGACTTTCTGTTCTCAGCAGATTGGGGACCGGCAGATAATGCCGAAGGCGGTGGTACGGTCGGAGCATTGATCTTTATCGTAGGTTCTCTTTGTACATGCGGACTTGCACTTTTGATCGCAACACCATTTGCACTGGGATCAGCAATCTTTATGATTGAAATTGCACCGAAATTCGGTGAAAAGTTTTATCGTCCGATTGTAGAAATATTTGCAGGTATTCCATCTGTTGTATACGGATGGGTCGGATTGACAGTACTGATCCCGGCAATTAAAAAATTATTTGGACTACAGGTCGGACATTCTATACTGGCAGCAGGAATCGTACTCGCACTTATGATATTTCCAACGATCAGCAATGTGGCAGCAGATTCTATAAGTTCTGTTCCGAAAGATTATCGTATGGCGGCTTATGGACTGGGATCGACCAGATGGCAGTCAATCTATAAAGTTGTACTTCCGGCAGCAGGCTCAGGAATTCTTTCCGGTATTATCCTTGGACTTGCAAGGGCATTTGGTGAGGCGCTTGCAGTTGCAATGGTTATCGGACAGACGACAGCACTTCCAACTGGCATTTTCTCTACGACAAAGAGTCTGACAACGGAGATTGCGGCACAGATGGGAAATGCGACAGAAGGTGGAGAGATGAAGACAGCACTTTGGACAATGGCATTACTGTTATTCGTATTGTCCCTTGTATTTATTCTGCTGATTCATTATTTCTCCAGACCGAAGAAAGATAAAGTGTAA
- the pstA gene encoding phosphate ABC transporter permease PstA: MNRIKRARGTNSVMTGVFYLIAVFFFALLISFASYVIIKGFSGATPEMFRFLRKGSIGNQLFNTIYLVFISLVFSVPLGVTAGIYLSMYAKKGFLTKFLRICIETLSSLPSIVVGLFGYLVFLVFFGLGKSLLAGALSISILAIPVITTTTEDAINGLPDDYLQASLGLGATRWQSIYHVLLPACIPRIMTGVILAAGRGFGEAAALLYTTGSGTDIRWGNWNLAAPTCPLNIFRPAETLSLQIWGLQINGQDPNLANLSAAVLMILVLLFSIGANALSRHINKKTSGESV; encoded by the coding sequence ATGAACAGAATAAAACGTGCGCGTGGAACCAATAGCGTAATGACAGGCGTATTCTATCTGATCGCAGTTTTCTTTTTTGCACTTTTGATTTCATTTGCATCTTATGTGATTATAAAAGGATTCAGCGGTGCGACTCCGGAAATGTTCCGCTTTCTGAGAAAAGGAAGTATTGGAAACCAGTTATTCAATACGATTTATCTTGTATTCATATCACTGGTATTTTCCGTACCGCTTGGAGTAACTGCAGGAATTTATCTGTCTATGTATGCAAAAAAAGGATTTTTGACCAAGTTTCTTCGCATCTGCATCGAGACACTTTCCTCATTACCATCTATCGTAGTTGGTTTGTTTGGATATCTGGTATTCCTTGTGTTTTTCGGACTTGGAAAAAGTCTTCTTGCCGGAGCACTTTCCATTTCCATACTGGCAATTCCAGTTATTACAACGACGACAGAGGATGCGATTAATGGACTGCCAGATGATTATCTTCAGGCAAGTTTGGGACTTGGTGCAACGAGGTGGCAATCCATCTATCACGTACTTCTTCCGGCCTGTATTCCACGAATTATGACGGGTGTGATATTGGCAGCAGGAAGAGGATTTGGTGAGGCGGCAGCGCTTCTTTATACAACTGGTTCCGGAACAGATATCCGTTGGGGTAATTGGAACCTGGCAGCACCGACCTGTCCGTTAAATATATTCCGTCCGGCAGAGACGTTATCATTACAGATTTGGGGCTTACAGATCAATGGACAAGATCCGAATCTTGCCAATCTGTCAGCGGCAGTTTTGATGATCCTCGTTCTGTTATTTAGTATCGGGGCAAATGCCTTGAGCCGACATATCAATAAAAAGACGTCAGGTGAAAGTGTGTAG
- the pstB gene encoding phosphate ABC transporter ATP-binding protein PstB, which produces MADQSKKYKFDISNLNLHYGGFHALKDVNMQIEANKITAFIGPSGCGKSTFLKTLNRMNDLVENCKIDGKVLLDGTDIYKDMDEITLRYRVGMVFQQPNPFPKSVYDNVAYGPRIAGIKKKSQLDEIVERSLRQAAIWDELKDRLHKSALGLSGGQQQRLCIARTLAVEPEVILMDEPTSALDPISTSKIEDLAMELKKDYTIVMVTHNMQQAVRVSDNTAFFLLGEVIEYNDTEKLFSIPSDKRTEDYITGRFG; this is translated from the coding sequence ATGGCAGATCAATCAAAAAAATATAAATTTGATATCAGTAATCTGAATCTGCATTATGGTGGTTTTCATGCATTAAAAGATGTAAATATGCAGATTGAAGCAAATAAGATTACTGCTTTTATCGGGCCGTCCGGATGTGGAAAGTCTACATTTTTAAAGACTTTGAACCGCATGAATGACTTGGTAGAGAATTGTAAGATCGATGGAAAGGTGCTGCTTGATGGCACAGATATTTATAAGGATATGGATGAAATTACTTTGCGTTACCGTGTCGGAATGGTATTTCAGCAGCCAAATCCTTTTCCGAAGAGCGTATATGACAATGTGGCATATGGCCCAAGAATTGCCGGAATCAAGAAAAAATCGCAGTTGGATGAGATTGTGGAGCGAAGCTTAAGACAGGCAGCTATCTGGGATGAATTAAAAGACAGGCTTCATAAAAGTGCGCTTGGACTTTCCGGTGGACAGCAGCAGAGACTTTGTATCGCAAGAACACTTGCGGTAGAGCCGGAAGTCATATTGATGGACGAACCAACTTCTGCACTGGATCCGATTTCAACATCTAAGATTGAAGACCTTGCGATGGAACTGAAAAAAGATTATACTATTGTCATGGTAACTCACAATATGCAGCAGGCTGTCCGTGTATCTGACAATACTGCATTCTTCCTGTTGGGCGAAGTGATCGAGTATAACGATACAGAAAAATTATTCTCTATTCCTTCTGACAAGCGTACAGAAGACTATATTACAGGGAGGTTCGGTTAA
- the phoU gene encoding phosphate signaling complex protein PhoU, which yields MRNKFDMQLERLNSQLTHMGEMCEIAITRATKALEDGKIDEAKSVQEADEEIDQLEKDIERLCLKLLLQQQPVARDLRQISAALKMITDMERIGDQASDIAEIIISEKKAEAADIPVIVKMSEAAAKMVRDSVNAYVEKDLELSRAVIEYDDVVDEMFEENKKQLIDYISKNSGEGGKEAIDLIMVAKYLERIADHATNIAEWVEFSITGIHKESKV from the coding sequence ATGCGTAATAAGTTTGATATGCAGCTGGAACGTCTCAACAGCCAGCTGACCCATATGGGAGAGATGTGTGAGATTGCAATTACCAGAGCAACGAAGGCTTTGGAAGATGGTAAGATTGATGAGGCGAAATCTGTCCAGGAGGCAGATGAAGAGATTGACCAGTTAGAAAAAGACATCGAACGTCTTTGTCTGAAGCTTCTGTTACAGCAGCAGCCGGTAGCAAGAGATCTTCGCCAGATTTCAGCGGCACTTAAGATGATCACAGACATGGAACGAATCGGAGATCAGGCATCTGATATTGCGGAGATTATTATTTCTGAAAAGAAGGCTGAGGCAGCAGATATTCCGGTTATTGTGAAGATGTCTGAAGCAGCAGCAAAGATGGTTCGGGACAGTGTGAATGCTTATGTGGAAAAAGACCTGGAGTTGTCACGTGCTGTTATCGAATACGATGATGTTGTAGATGAGATGTTCGAGGAAAATAAAAAACAGCTGATTGATTACATTTCCAAGAATAGCGGAGAAGGTGGAAAGGAAGCCATTGATCTGATCATGGTCGCAAAATACCTGGAGAGAATTGCAGATCATGCGACCAATATTGCAGAGTGGGTAGAATTTTCAATTACAGGAATCCACAAGGAGAGCAAAGTATGA
- a CDS encoding response regulator transcription factor produces the protein MIFCVEDDSNIRELVIYTLETTGFKARGFEDGKEFLEALALETPELILLDIMLPGMDGLELLSKLKASPKNRDIPVIMLTAKGAEYDKVKALDAGADDYVTKPFGMMELVSRIKAVLRRTQKDTQDPQDVIVLGDIEMNTKKHEVTADGEVVTLTLKEYELLKRLMKNPNIVMTRDCLLEDIWGYDFDGETRTVDVHVRTLRQKLGKSGEKIETVRGVGYRMSE, from the coding sequence ATGATATTTTGTGTAGAAGACGATAGTAACATTCGAGAATTAGTCATATATACACTTGAGACCACGGGCTTTAAAGCGCGTGGTTTTGAGGATGGAAAGGAATTTTTAGAAGCGCTGGCACTGGAGACACCGGAATTGATCTTATTAGATATTATGCTTCCGGGAATGGATGGGCTGGAGCTTTTAAGCAAATTAAAAGCGTCACCGAAGAACCGTGATATTCCGGTCATTATGTTGACAGCAAAAGGTGCAGAATACGATAAAGTAAAAGCACTGGATGCCGGGGCAGACGATTACGTGACCAAACCATTTGGAATGATGGAGCTTGTATCCAGAATCAAAGCAGTCCTTCGAAGAACACAGAAAGATACACAGGATCCACAGGACGTCATTGTTCTTGGTGACATTGAGATGAATACGAAAAAACATGAAGTAACTGCAGATGGAGAAGTTGTGACATTGACGCTTAAAGAGTATGAACTTTTGAAGCGCCTTATGAAGAACCCGAACATTGTCATGACACGAGACTGTCTGCTGGAAGACATCTGGGGATACGATTTCGACGGTGAGACAAGAACTGTCGATGTACATGTAAGAACACTCAGACAAAAACTTGGCAAAAGCGGAGAGAAGATCGAAACAGTCCGTGGCGTCGGATACCGCATGAGTGAATAA
- a CDS encoding sensor histidine kinase, with protein MKLRSKIQHSMIMVITVTLLAAYALTTLVIYRQNVGLMERETRQEADYIVKAIEISGTDYLKQMDEVEKNTRITLIDPAGDVLYDSTEDAVTLQNHKNRPEIKAAHKNGTGQEVRRSMTMSKEMFYYAKLLPDGNVLRVSKTMNTALHTAISILPIMGLIAVVALAFAYLLSRQQVAKLIRPINELDLEEPLENEVYEELTPLLESIDKQNKEKEAIANMRKEFSANVSHELKTPLTSISGYAEIMKSGIVKPEDMPRFSEKIYNEARRLITLVEDIIKLSHLDEGKVELEKEDIDLYELTREIISRLAPQTSAKKVHMELTGESVIYNGVRQILDEMVYNICENAIKYNKEGGEIRIWVGNTLNGKKIIVTDTGIGIPKEQQERIFERFYRVDKSHSKEIGGTGLGLSIVKHGAILHNAKIHVDSELGKGTRMELTF; from the coding sequence ATGAAACTTAGAAGCAAAATTCAACATAGTATGATCATGGTCATCACAGTGACGCTTCTGGCGGCATATGCGCTGACCACACTGGTTATCTACAGACAGAATGTAGGTTTAATGGAGCGGGAGACGCGGCAGGAAGCGGATTATATTGTAAAGGCAATCGAGATATCCGGGACAGATTACTTAAAGCAGATGGACGAGGTAGAAAAGAATACAAGAATTACCTTGATTGATCCGGCAGGCGATGTTCTGTACGATTCTACGGAAGACGCGGTGACTTTACAGAACCACAAGAATCGTCCGGAAATCAAGGCTGCCCATAAGAATGGTACTGGTCAGGAAGTCAGAAGATCCATGACGATGAGCAAGGAAATGTTCTATTATGCAAAGCTTCTTCCGGATGGAAATGTACTTCGTGTATCCAAAACTATGAACACAGCGCTTCACACAGCAATTTCAATCCTGCCGATTATGGGATTGATCGCAGTTGTGGCTCTTGCATTTGCATATCTGCTTTCCAGACAGCAGGTGGCAAAGCTGATTCGACCAATTAATGAACTGGATTTGGAGGAACCTCTGGAAAACGAAGTCTATGAAGAGCTGACACCGCTTCTGGAGAGCATTGATAAGCAGAACAAAGAAAAAGAAGCCATTGCCAATATGCGAAAAGAATTTTCGGCAAATGTGTCTCATGAACTGAAAACGCCGCTTACCTCAATTTCAGGTTATGCCGAGATTATGAAGAGCGGAATTGTGAAACCTGAAGATATGCCACGTTTCTCAGAGAAAATTTACAACGAGGCAAGGCGATTGATTACATTAGTAGAAGATATCATCAAGTTATCACATCTGGACGAAGGAAAAGTCGAACTGGAGAAAGAAGATATAGACCTCTATGAGCTGACAAGAGAAATTATAAGCCGCCTGGCGCCACAGACTTCGGCGAAGAAAGTCCACATGGAACTGACCGGGGAATCCGTTATTTACAATGGAGTCCGGCAGATTTTAGATGAGATGGTCTACAATATTTGTGAAAATGCCATCAAATATAACAAAGAAGGCGGAGAGATCCGCATCTGGGTCGGCAACACACTGAATGGAAAGAAAATTATCGTAACAGATACAGGAATCGGAATTCCAAAAGAGCAGCAGGAACGAATCTTTGAGCGGTTTTATCGCGTAGATAAGAGCCACTCAAAAGAAATTGGCGGAACCGGACTGGGACTATCTATCGTAAAACATGGCGCAATATTGCACAATGCAAAGATCCATGTAGATAGCGAGTTGGGAAAAGGAACGAGGATGGAATTGACATTTTAA
- a CDS encoding sensor histidine kinase: MDRQDVKFSIRKKILGVTLVAALPFLAISIYLLISMSNYNHTYNKIVQNRTIANNYNLDFKEEMDESLYKMVVGYVTVDDFDDAEELKSPYVLIKNLRKEFRNLKKITTDTESKLWLDSLLRNIDTLENRVDDLVQNIHVGGTYDSNIKELDDNIYILTELIQDDIQYYIYYQTESMEKVTDTLNTQIRTFIIICACLIAVLTIGLVMAVMQITTGMLRPIQVLAQAAGRISKGDLDARADVDSRDEIAVLADRFNDMAGNIQTLVVKVREDEQKMRKADLRLLQEQINPHFLYNTLDNIVWLIEGNEPDEAVEMVVTLSEFFRLVLSKGKEFITIRQEEQHISSYLQIQEKRYHDILDYHIYIDPEIYEYQIPKLTLQPLVENALYHGIKYKRSRGMIEITGTKEGENLYLTVADDGVGMDEDELKKLGKEISRPCKETESGFGLANVNERIRMYFGAEFGMKIWSEKGSGTRITIEIPAITDNPEKPEAGKQSTRSEEAENEAEK; the protein is encoded by the coding sequence ATGGATAGACAGGATGTAAAATTTTCAATTCGAAAGAAAATACTAGGGGTAACGCTTGTGGCGGCGTTGCCTTTTCTTGCTATATCTATATATTTGCTCATTTCCATGTCAAACTACAATCATACATATAATAAGATTGTACAGAATCGTACTATTGCAAATAATTATAATCTGGATTTTAAAGAAGAGATGGATGAAAGTCTTTATAAAATGGTTGTTGGATATGTTACAGTAGATGACTTTGACGATGCGGAAGAATTAAAAAGTCCCTATGTCCTGATTAAGAATCTGCGCAAGGAATTTAGAAATTTGAAGAAAATTACAACGGATACCGAAAGTAAATTATGGCTAGATAGTCTGCTCCGAAATATTGACACGCTGGAGAATCGGGTCGATGATCTGGTGCAGAATATTCATGTGGGTGGTACTTATGACAGTAACATCAAAGAACTGGATGATAATATTTATATTTTAACTGAATTGATTCAGGATGATATTCAGTATTATATTTATTATCAAACGGAAAGTATGGAAAAGGTGACGGATACGCTGAATACACAGATTCGGACATTTATCATTATCTGTGCATGTCTGATCGCGGTCCTGACCATTGGTCTTGTTATGGCAGTCATGCAGATTACAACAGGCATGTTGCGTCCGATTCAGGTGTTGGCACAGGCGGCTGGAAGAATTTCAAAAGGGGATCTAGATGCAAGGGCAGATGTGGATTCCAGGGATGAGATTGCGGTGCTGGCTGATAGGTTCAACGATATGGCAGGCAATATCCAGACTTTGGTTGTGAAAGTTAGAGAGGACGAGCAGAAAATGAGGAAGGCAGATTTGAGACTTCTGCAGGAGCAGATTAATCCACATTTCCTCTATAATACACTGGACAATATTGTGTGGCTGATTGAAGGAAATGAGCCGGACGAAGCAGTGGAGATGGTTGTAACTTTATCTGAATTTTTCCGTCTTGTACTCAGTAAGGGAAAAGAATTTATCACAATCCGACAAGAAGAGCAGCACATCAGCAGCTACTTGCAGATTCAGGAAAAACGGTATCATGACATTTTGGATTACCATATTTATATAGATCCTGAAATTTATGAGTATCAGATTCCAAAACTTACGTTGCAGCCACTTGTGGAAAATGCGTTATATCATGGAATTAAATATAAACGTTCCCGGGGAATGATTGAGATCACAGGAACGAAAGAGGGAGAAAATCTTTATCTGACAGTAGCTGATGACGGTGTCGGCATGGATGAAGATGAATTAAAGAAACTGGGAAAAGAAATTTCCAGACCATGTAAAGAAACGGAAAGCGGATTTGGACTTGCAAATGTAAATGAAAGAATCCGTATGTATTTTGGAGCAGAATTTGGTATGAAAATCTGGTCTGAAAAAGGAAGCGGAACGAGAATTACGATTGAAATTCCGGCAATCACAGATAATCCGGAAAAACCGGAAGCAGGCAAACAAAGCACTAGAAGCGAGGAGGCAGAAAATGAAGCGGAAAAATAA
- a CDS encoding ABC transporter substrate-binding protein translates to MKRKNKIFRKVIIVLAVLALLTGCAGQEPEAEDTRTPTDDNLIVVGVSQEGSESVWRTANTRSVKETLTKENGYFLIFKNARQKQENQIKALRSFISQRVDYIVFSPIVEDGWDTVLREAREAEIPVILMDRKINVKDESLYTAWVGSDFVEEGRNAGKWLEDYLKGQRFNDDQVNIVVLQGTAGTTAMFGRTQGFEEIAAKHENWNILEQTNADFTTAKGEEEMRRLLNTYPEIDVLVSQNDDMTFGALEAIQSAGRTTGTGGDITVISFDGTKKALEKVKTGAINVDVECNPYQGKYIEEIIQALETGQSIEKDNYVEEKVFTQKNVLSVLNDRTY, encoded by the coding sequence ATGAAGCGGAAAAATAAGATTTTTCGAAAGGTAATCATTGTATTAGCCGTACTCGCACTGCTTACTGGTTGTGCCGGACAGGAACCCGAAGCGGAAGATACAAGAACGCCGACCGATGACAATTTAATTGTAGTTGGAGTCTCTCAAGAAGGAAGTGAGTCAGTCTGGCGGACCGCTAACACAAGGTCTGTAAAGGAGACATTAACAAAAGAGAATGGGTATTTTCTGATTTTTAAAAATGCAAGGCAGAAGCAGGAGAACCAGATAAAAGCACTTCGGAGCTTCATTTCCCAGAGAGTGGACTATATTGTATTTTCTCCGATTGTAGAGGATGGATGGGATACTGTACTGCGGGAAGCAAGGGAGGCAGAGATTCCGGTTATTTTGATGGACAGGAAAATTAACGTGAAAGACGAATCTCTATATACAGCGTGGGTTGGTTCTGATTTTGTAGAAGAAGGAAGAAATGCGGGAAAATGGCTGGAAGATTATCTGAAAGGACAGCGTTTTAATGATGATCAGGTGAACATTGTTGTATTGCAGGGAACTGCCGGAACAACAGCTATGTTCGGAAGAACACAAGGATTTGAAGAGATAGCTGCAAAACATGAAAACTGGAATATTCTGGAGCAGACAAATGCAGATTTCACAACGGCAAAAGGCGAAGAGGAAATGCGCAGGCTTCTGAACACTTATCCAGAGATTGACGTGCTTGTATCCCAAAATGATGACATGACTTTTGGTGCGCTGGAGGCAATTCAGTCGGCAGGAAGGACGACCGGAACAGGCGGAGATATCACTGTGATATCTTTTGACGGAACGAAGAAAGCGCTGGAAAAGGTGAAGACAGGGGCAATTAATGTTGATGTGGAATGTAATCCATATCAGGGAAAATATATCGAAGAAATCATTCAGGCACTGGAGACAGGACAGAGCATAGAAAAGGATAATTACGTGGAAGAAAAAGTATTTACACAGAAAAATGTGTTGAGTGTGTTGAATGACCGAACCTACTAA